From the genome of Halanaerobiales bacterium:
AGTGAAAAGTTAACTAATTATTGTGATATAAATAATATTTTTCTGAAAAATGAAAGTCAAAATCCGACCTGGAGTTTTAAAGATAGGGGTTCTTTAGCGTGTGTCTGGATGGCAAAGGCTATGGATGAAGAGATAACAGCAACCATATCTACAGGTAATATGGGTAACTCTATTGCTGCTTATGGAGCCAAAGCTAATTTAAATACTGTTGTTTTTTTACCTGAATTTACTCCAGAAGAGAAAGTAGCAGCAATTGGTATTCATGGTGCTCAAATTTATAAGGTAAAGGCTCCAGATTATTCCGAAATGAAAAAGAAAATTTTAGATTATGCTTCTGATTTAGGTATAAGGGTGGTATCAGGTAATGGTCCAATTAGAGTAGAAGGTTATAAACTAACTGCTTTTGAAATTTATGAACAATTTTCTGGAGATATACCTGATTATATTGCCCTACCTACTTCTGCCTGTGGTCATATCAGGGGTATATTTAAAGGATTCAAAGAGTTAAAAATGGCTGGTTATCTTAATAAATTACCAAAAATGATTGTAGTACAGGCTAAAAATAATAGTCCAATAGTTAAAGCTATTAAAGAAAATAAAAATGAAATTGTTGAAGAAAGAAATATAGATACAATAGCTGAAGCAATTTCCAGTGGAAGTCCTTATGGAGGAAAAGAAATAATTGAGAAAAGTTATAAATATAATTGGTTGGCTGAAAATGTAAGTGAAGAAAAAATAATAGAATCACAAAAACTACTGGCCAGAGATGGTTTGTTTGTAGAGCCTTCTTCTGCAACTACTTTGAATGCAGTAAAAAAATTAAGATCTAAGAATTTGCTTAAAAAAGATGATAATGTTATGCTTATTTTGACAGGTTCAGGATTAAAAGATTTTGATGTTATAAAAAAATATAAATTTGATATAAATAAAGTAAATATTGATGATATTGAGGAGTGGTTTACTAGAAATGAGTAGTAAAGATAAAATCGGAGGAAGAGCATATAAAAATGGTGTAAAATTACAGAATACCAAAAAATCAGTTAAGGCCTATTATGATCAAAATAATAAATTGCAAATTGAAATTA
Proteins encoded in this window:
- the thrC gene encoding threonine synthase — protein: MDLKENVLLKSTLSKKEYSINRLKEWSENKEPLEVEIGGIAGASINNGDYIWDRFIDFLPFENINPNYSLGEGDTSVLEGSEKLTNYCDINNIFLKNESQNPTWSFKDRGSLACVWMAKAMDEEITATISTGNMGNSIAAYGAKANLNTVVFLPEFTPEEKVAAIGIHGAQIYKVKAPDYSEMKKKILDYASDLGIRVVSGNGPIRVEGYKLTAFEIYEQFSGDIPDYIALPTSACGHIRGIFKGFKELKMAGYLNKLPKMIVVQAKNNSPIVKAIKENKNEIVEERNIDTIAEAISSGSPYGGKEIIEKSYKYNWLAENVSEEKIIESQKLLARDGLFVEPSSATTLNAVKKLRSKNLLKKDDNVMLILTGSGLKDFDVIKKYKFDINKVNIDDIEEWFTRNE